In Bos indicus x Bos taurus breed Angus x Brahman F1 hybrid chromosome 23, Bos_hybrid_MaternalHap_v2.0, whole genome shotgun sequence, a single genomic region encodes these proteins:
- the LOC113881222 gene encoding tripartite motif-containing protein 26 isoform X1 — MAASAPLRSLEEEVTCSICLDYLRDPVTIDCGHVFCRSCTTDIRSISGGRPVCPLCKKPFKKENIRPVWQLASLVENIERLKVDRGRQPGEAAQEQADVRLCERHREKLHYYCEDDGKLLCVMCRESREHRPHSAVLVEKAAQPHREKILNHLSTLRRDRDKIQGFQAKGEADILAALKKLQDQRQCIVAEFEQGHQFLREREQHLLGQLAKLEQELTEGREKFKTRGVGELARLAQVISELEGKAQQPAAELMQDTRDFLNRYPRKKFWIGKPIARVVKKKTGEFSDKLQSLQRGLREFQGKLLRDLEYKTVSVTLDPQSASGYLQLSEDWKCVTYSGLYQGAYLYPQQFDCEPGVLGSKGFTWGKVYWEVEVEREGWSEDEDEGDEAEEGEEEEEEEEAGYRDGYDDWETDEDEESLGDEEEEAEEEEEEVLESCLVGVARDSVKRKGDLSLRPEDGVWALRLSSAGIWANTSPEAELFPALRPRRVGIALDYEGGTVTFTNAESQELIYTFTATFTRRLLPFLWLKWPGTRLLLRP; from the exons ATGGCCGCATCGGCACCGCTGCGGAGTCTGGAAGAGGAGGTGACCTGCTCCATCTGCCTCGATTACCTGCGGGACCCAGTGACCATTGACTGTGGCCACGTCTTCTGCCGAAGCTGTACCACTGACATCCGCTCCATCTCAGGGGGCCGCCCCGTTTGCCCCCTGTGCAAGAAGCCTTTTAAGAAGGAGAATATCCGGCCAGTGTGGCAGCTGGCCAGCCTGGTGGAGAACATTGAGCGGCTGAAGGTGGACAGGGGCCGGCAGCCAGGGGAGGCGGCCCAGGAGCAGGCGGACGTGAGGCTGTGCGAGCGGCACCGGGAGAAGCTGCACTACTACTGCGAGGACGACGGCAAGCTGCTGTGTGTCATGTGCCGGGAGTCCCGGGAGCACAGGCCGCACTCGGCCGTCCTGGTGGAGAAGGCGGCCCAGCCCCACAGG GAAAAAATCCTGAACCACCTGAGTACCctaaggagagacagagacaaaattCAGGGCTTTCAGGCCAAGGGCGAAGCTGATATCCTGGCTGCGCTG AAGAAGCTCCAGGACCAGAGGCAGTGCATCGTGGCTGAGTTTGAGCAGGGCCACCAGTTCCTGAGGGAGCGGGAGCAGCACCTGCTGGGCCAGCTGGCGAAGCTGGAGCAGGAGCTCACAGAGGGCAGGGAGAAGTTCAAGACCAGGGGCGTCGGGGAGCTTGCCCGGCTGGCACAGGTCATCTCCGAGCTGGAGGGCAAGGCGCAGCAGCCAGCTGCAGAGCTCATGCAG GACACCAGAGACTTCTTAAACAG GTATCCACGGAAGAAGTTCTGGATTGGGAAACCCATTGCTCgagtagttaaaaaaaagacaggagaGTTCTCAGATAAACTTCAGTCTCTGCAACGGGGCCTGCGAGAATTCCAGG GGAAGCTGCTGAGAGACTTAGAATATAAGACCG TGAGCGTCACCCTTGACCCACAGTCGGCCAGCGGGTACCTGCAGCTGTCGGAGGACTGGAAGTGTGTGACCTACAGCGGCCTGTACCAGGGCGCGTACCTGTACCCCCAGCAGTTTGACTGTGAGCCGGGGGTGCTGGGCAGTAAGGGCTTCACCTGGGGCAAAGTCTActgggaggtggaggtggagagggagggCTGGTCCGAGGATGAAGACGAGGGGGACGAGGcggaagaaggggaggaggaggaggaggaagaggaggccgGCTACCGGGACGGATATGACGACTGGGAGACGGACGAGGATGAGGAGTCGCtgggggatgaagaggaagaagcggaggaggaggaggaggaagttcTGGAAAGCTGCTTGGTAGGGGTGGCCAGAGACTCGGTGAAGAGGAAGGGAGACCTCTCCCTGCGGCCGGAGGATGGTGTGTGGGCGCTGCGCCTCTCCTCCGCCGGCATCTGGGCCAACACCAGCCCTGAGGCTGAGCTCTTCCCAGCACTGCGGCCCCGGAGAGTGGGCATCGCCCTGGATTACGAAGGGGGCACCGTGACTTTCACCAACGCGGAGTCACAAGAACTCATCTACACCTTCACTGCCACCTTCACCCGGCGCCTGCTCCCCTTCCTGTGGCTCAAGTGGCCGGGAACACGCCTCCTGCTGAGACCCTGA
- the LOC113881222 gene encoding tripartite motif-containing protein 26 isoform X2, whose translation MAASAPLRSLEEEVTCSICLDYLRDPVTIDCGHVFCRSCTTDIRSISGGRPVCPLCKKPFKKENIRPVWQLASLVENIERLKVDRGRQPGEAAQEQADVRLCERHREKLHYYCEDDGKLLCVMCRESREHRPHSAVLVEKAAQPHRKKLQDQRQCIVAEFEQGHQFLREREQHLLGQLAKLEQELTEGREKFKTRGVGELARLAQVISELEGKAQQPAAELMQDTRDFLNRYPRKKFWIGKPIARVVKKKTGEFSDKLQSLQRGLREFQGKLLRDLEYKTVSVTLDPQSASGYLQLSEDWKCVTYSGLYQGAYLYPQQFDCEPGVLGSKGFTWGKVYWEVEVEREGWSEDEDEGDEAEEGEEEEEEEEAGYRDGYDDWETDEDEESLGDEEEEAEEEEEEVLESCLVGVARDSVKRKGDLSLRPEDGVWALRLSSAGIWANTSPEAELFPALRPRRVGIALDYEGGTVTFTNAESQELIYTFTATFTRRLLPFLWLKWPGTRLLLRP comes from the exons ATGGCCGCATCGGCACCGCTGCGGAGTCTGGAAGAGGAGGTGACCTGCTCCATCTGCCTCGATTACCTGCGGGACCCAGTGACCATTGACTGTGGCCACGTCTTCTGCCGAAGCTGTACCACTGACATCCGCTCCATCTCAGGGGGCCGCCCCGTTTGCCCCCTGTGCAAGAAGCCTTTTAAGAAGGAGAATATCCGGCCAGTGTGGCAGCTGGCCAGCCTGGTGGAGAACATTGAGCGGCTGAAGGTGGACAGGGGCCGGCAGCCAGGGGAGGCGGCCCAGGAGCAGGCGGACGTGAGGCTGTGCGAGCGGCACCGGGAGAAGCTGCACTACTACTGCGAGGACGACGGCAAGCTGCTGTGTGTCATGTGCCGGGAGTCCCGGGAGCACAGGCCGCACTCGGCCGTCCTGGTGGAGAAGGCGGCCCAGCCCCACAGG AAGAAGCTCCAGGACCAGAGGCAGTGCATCGTGGCTGAGTTTGAGCAGGGCCACCAGTTCCTGAGGGAGCGGGAGCAGCACCTGCTGGGCCAGCTGGCGAAGCTGGAGCAGGAGCTCACAGAGGGCAGGGAGAAGTTCAAGACCAGGGGCGTCGGGGAGCTTGCCCGGCTGGCACAGGTCATCTCCGAGCTGGAGGGCAAGGCGCAGCAGCCAGCTGCAGAGCTCATGCAG GACACCAGAGACTTCTTAAACAG GTATCCACGGAAGAAGTTCTGGATTGGGAAACCCATTGCTCgagtagttaaaaaaaagacaggagaGTTCTCAGATAAACTTCAGTCTCTGCAACGGGGCCTGCGAGAATTCCAGG GGAAGCTGCTGAGAGACTTAGAATATAAGACCG TGAGCGTCACCCTTGACCCACAGTCGGCCAGCGGGTACCTGCAGCTGTCGGAGGACTGGAAGTGTGTGACCTACAGCGGCCTGTACCAGGGCGCGTACCTGTACCCCCAGCAGTTTGACTGTGAGCCGGGGGTGCTGGGCAGTAAGGGCTTCACCTGGGGCAAAGTCTActgggaggtggaggtggagagggagggCTGGTCCGAGGATGAAGACGAGGGGGACGAGGcggaagaaggggaggaggaggaggaggaagaggaggccgGCTACCGGGACGGATATGACGACTGGGAGACGGACGAGGATGAGGAGTCGCtgggggatgaagaggaagaagcggaggaggaggaggaggaagttcTGGAAAGCTGCTTGGTAGGGGTGGCCAGAGACTCGGTGAAGAGGAAGGGAGACCTCTCCCTGCGGCCGGAGGATGGTGTGTGGGCGCTGCGCCTCTCCTCCGCCGGCATCTGGGCCAACACCAGCCCTGAGGCTGAGCTCTTCCCAGCACTGCGGCCCCGGAGAGTGGGCATCGCCCTGGATTACGAAGGGGGCACCGTGACTTTCACCAACGCGGAGTCACAAGAACTCATCTACACCTTCACTGCCACCTTCACCCGGCGCCTGCTCCCCTTCCTGTGGCTCAAGTGGCCGGGAACACGCCTCCTGCTGAGACCCTGA